The segment CTGTGTAATCTCTATAATTTCATCATTTATTTGATCTATTAATCGTGTCATAATTCATCACATCTAAATGTTTTATTCAAAGTAGGCATTTTTGTGTATTAGTTTATTATATTCTTCAAGATTTTCCTTAATGTCTTCATGATAATTGGACAGTATGCGTGCAATAAAGAGTGCCGCATTTTCACCGGCATCAATACCCATGGTAGCTGTAGGTACACCCGGTGGCATCTGTACCATACTAAGCAGGGAGTCTATACCCTTCAAGTCTCCACTGCATGGGACTCCAATAACCGGTTTTGTTGTATGGGATACAACCGCTCCTGCAAGAACACTTGATAAATTGCTAACGGCTATAAACAATTCTATTTGTTTATTTGCCTCTTTCATGTATTTTTCCAGTTTGTCGGGATTTCTTGTTGATGGTACGACCTTATAGTCACATGGAATGTTAAGAATATCCAATGTTTTAATGATTTTCTGAACTGTATCAGTATTGGAATAACTTTCCGATAGGATTAACACTTTGCTGTCTTTGTTTAGTTCCAACTCTTCATCTACTTTAGGTCTTTTATGTTCAACACGTGCTGATGGGGTGTAGTTATCTCCACCAATTTCATTTATCAATTCCTCTTGGGAAGTAATCATCTTTTCAACATATGATGCTCTTTTATTAATTAGCTTGGCTTTTAGTTCATCATCATCATATGCCAGTATTTGACATGCTATCATTGCAGCATTGTCTGCCCTATCTATTCCTACACAGGCAACAGGTGTACCTACCTGCATCTGTGCACAGGATAATAATGAGTCAAGACCACCAAGTTTGGCCTTTACGGGAACACCTATGACTGGTTTGGTAGTGTAGGCTGCTACTACTCCGGGCAGGTGTGCAGCAAGTCCTGCAATTGCAATAAATACGTCAATGTCATCTGTATAATTGGTCATGACATCCTTTACAAGGCCATGTGTTCTATGTGCCGAGGTTACCTTGATGTCATATGCCACATTCATTTGTTCCAGGACATCCACGGCTTTTTTTGCCACATCAATGTCACTGGCACTTCCTAAAATTAACATTACTTTTTTTTGAATAATAATCCCCTTCCACTTAGCTATGTTTTTATACTATATAATAATATAATATATGTTCAATGAAGTATTTTAGTTTTACAAATAATTTTCAAAAACTGTCTGTTTACTATGGATTGTACTAATTGCCTGAATCAAATACCTTAATATCATTCGATGCATCATATTGGTCGGCGTGATTATTCACTTTCTCCGTCATTGCATCTTCAAGATTTTCACTTTTTTTCTCATTTGATTTTGTTGCATTGTTGTTTTTATGTGGATTATTGGTGTTGCTTGCCACGTTTGCATTGTTATTTCCAGTATCATCAGAGTCATTTAGACTGCTGTTGTTTAAGATATCTGACGTATTGTTATCCTGATTTGTATCATTAATCGTTGTTATAACAGCTAAAATTGCAATTATTAATATAACTACCCCAATTATCAAGATTTGACCTTCTTTTCTTATTTTTATCACCTCTTTGGCCTTTTTGTGATTGAAAAATTATCTTTTGAAAATACAATATATTATTAATTAATTATTATATATATTTAATTATTAGGTATTATTTTAAAAAAATTATTAGGAAAAGTAGATAGCATGTTTCAATATTTAATTATGGCTTTACTATTGGTTTTATCGATATTCATGACAACCTCCAATAGTAAAAGTACTCTAAAAATGGTTTCCGTTGTTATTCCAGCATTTAATGAGGAAAAAAGTATTGAACATGTTATCAGTGTAGTCAAAGAGGTCAAAGAAATTACGCAGATAATAGTAGTCAATGATGGATCAACCGATAATACCGAAAAAATAGTATCAAATATTGATGGAATAACTTTAATCAATCATAAAGTCAACAAGGGAAAGGGTTCTGCCATGAAGACAGGACTCAGAGAAGTTACTGGGCAGATTGTATTGTTTTTGGATGCAGATTTATCAGAAATTAATAAAAGTCAGGTTGAAGCTATAATACGACCAATACTTGACAATAATGCTGACATTACCAAAACGAAGTTTAAACGAGAAGCGGGACGTGTAACCGAGCTTACAGCAAAACCGTTACTGCAATTTTTCTTCCCTGAACTATCATTTGAACAGCCGTTAAGCGGACAATTTGCCGCTATAAAATCATTCCTGGATAAAATAGACTTGGAAAAGGATTATGGTGTGGACATAGGTATAGTGCTTGATGCAGAAGCATTGGGTATGAGGATACAGGAAGTGGATATCGGGAATATCGTTCATGAAATGTCATCTCTAAAGGAACTTAACCTGATGGCCAACGAAGTAGTAAGAACCATAGTCGATAGGGCTATCAGCTATGGTAGATTAACCATGATGGATGAATTGGGTTATGGTATACGTATGGAAATCATGGCATTGTCCATTACCATGTTTGGAATATTTGCATTGTTCTTCATTAAGTTTATCACAACACCGATAGCAGCCTTAATATTGCTTGTGG is part of the Methanosphaera sp. BMS genome and harbors:
- the purE gene encoding 5-(carboxyamino)imidazole ribonucleotide mutase encodes the protein MLILGSASDIDVAKKAVDVLEQMNVAYDIKVTSAHRTHGLVKDVMTNYTDDIDVFIAIAGLAAHLPGVVAAYTTKPVIGVPVKAKLGGLDSLLSCAQMQVGTPVACVGIDRADNAAMIACQILAYDDDELKAKLINKRASYVEKMITSQEELINEIGGDNYTPSARVEHKRPKVDEELELNKDSKVLILSESYSNTDTVQKIIKTLDILNIPCDYKVVPSTRNPDKLEKYMKEANKQIELFIAVSNLSSVLAGAVVSHTTKPVIGVPCSGDLKGIDSLLSMVQMPPGVPTATMGIDAGENAALFIARILSNYHEDIKENLEEYNKLIHKNAYFE